One part of the Truepera radiovictrix DSM 17093 genome encodes these proteins:
- a CDS encoding glutaredoxin family protein: MRRGDRHDPRHRLVPQAHRRGAAAAGGGDGAVNAPESAPPVRLYGLAGCGPCEVAKRFLSSRGVPFTFVDVAREPERRNLLEARLGSPARGVILEDGDTLEVMQGVSVAVLSRWLSAYRERHGFTPWPRRGTPSRRQRS; encoded by the coding sequence GTGCGGCGCGGCGACCGCCACGACCCCCGGCACCGACTTGTGCCACAAGCCCACCGTCGAGGCGCTGCTGCCGCAGGTGGTGGTGACGGCGCTGTGAACGCCCCCGAGAGCGCCCCGCCGGTGCGGCTCTACGGCCTGGCGGGGTGCGGCCCTTGCGAAGTGGCGAAACGCTTCTTGAGCTCGAGGGGCGTGCCGTTTACGTTCGTCGACGTCGCCCGGGAACCGGAGCGGCGCAACCTGTTAGAGGCGCGCCTCGGGTCGCCGGCGCGGGGGGTCATCCTCGAGGACGGCGACACGCTAGAGGTCATGCAGGGCGTTTCGGTGGCGGTCCTGTCGCGTTGGCTGTCGGCTTACCGGGAGCGGCACGGGTTTACTCCCTGGCCTCGACGCGGTACACCGTCCCGTCGGCAAAGGAGCTGA
- a CDS encoding class I SAM-dependent methyltransferase: protein MVKRKPTTRPTPKVPAHSSWDPVAKWYNGWVGKRGSHYHRKSALPTVLALSDPQKGERVLDIGCGQGVLAPAVLQRGAAYLGVDASRTLVRFARQNHPEARFVHGDARRLEALAEVSAESFEVAVFMLSIQDMNPLEEVLQQAAWALSRGGRLVIFMVHPCFRSPRGSGWGYDAARKLTYRRVEQYLTGRRVPMKAYAEAGVKSTGTTLSFHRPLKAYVNTLAALGLLVDRLEELPDPHDERAPEIPLFAALRARKL from the coding sequence ATGGTCAAACGCAAACCCACCACCCGCCCCACCCCGAAAGTCCCGGCCCACTCCTCGTGGGACCCGGTGGCGAAGTGGTACAACGGCTGGGTCGGGAAGCGGGGCTCGCACTATCATCGCAAGAGCGCCCTGCCGACCGTACTGGCGCTCAGCGACCCGCAAAAGGGCGAACGGGTGCTCGACATCGGCTGCGGCCAAGGGGTGCTCGCCCCCGCCGTCTTGCAGCGCGGCGCGGCGTACTTAGGCGTCGACGCCTCGCGCACGCTCGTCCGCTTTGCGCGCCAGAACCACCCCGAGGCCCGCTTCGTCCACGGCGACGCGCGGCGTCTCGAGGCGCTCGCCGAGGTGAGCGCCGAGAGCTTCGAGGTCGCGGTCTTTATGCTCTCCATCCAGGACATGAACCCCTTGGAGGAGGTTTTGCAACAGGCGGCGTGGGCGCTCTCCCGGGGCGGACGGCTGGTGATCTTTATGGTTCACCCCTGCTTCCGGAGCCCGCGCGGCAGCGGGTGGGGCTACGACGCGGCGCGCAAACTCACCTATCGGCGTGTCGAGCAGTACCTGACAGGGCGCCGCGTGCCGATGAAAGCCTACGCCGAGGCGGGCGTCAAGAGCACGGGGACGACCCTGAGCTTTCACCGCCCCCTCAAGGCCTACGTCAACACCCTCGCCGCGTTGGGCCTACTCGTCGACCGGCTCGAGGAGCTGCCGGACCCGCACGACGAGCGCGCGCCCGAGATCCCGCTCTTCGCGGCGCTGCGGGCGCGCAAGCTGTAG
- a CDS encoding septum site-determining protein MinC, translated as MKTRGTRSGILLSLEPHDTPETLRARLGAQRELLTGKVFVELAERTPWETLRTLDDIVTEAGGRLAEVRPPTAVTQARGETLIVGRTVRSGARLEARGSAIIIGDVNAGAEVIAEDDIIVLGTLRGVAHAGAGGNERAIIWAQQVQSKQLRIAGALAQAGGDAKTVSGPEVAQLHNGQIILRPWDP; from the coding sequence ATGAAAACGCGCGGCACGCGAAGCGGCATCCTGCTCAGCCTCGAGCCCCATGACACGCCCGAGACGCTGCGCGCGCGCCTCGGGGCGCAGCGGGAGCTGCTCACCGGCAAGGTTTTCGTCGAACTCGCCGAGCGCACCCCGTGGGAGACCTTGAGGACGCTTGACGACATCGTCACCGAAGCGGGCGGGCGCCTCGCCGAGGTGCGGCCGCCGACGGCGGTGACGCAAGCGCGCGGCGAAACGCTCATCGTCGGCCGCACCGTGCGCAGCGGCGCGCGCCTCGAGGCGCGCGGCTCGGCGATCATCATCGGCGACGTCAACGCGGGCGCCGAGGTCATCGCCGAGGACGACATCATCGTCCTCGGCACCCTGCGCGGCGTTGCCCACGCGGGCGCGGGCGGTAACGAACGGGCGATCATCTGGGCGCAGCAGGTGCAGTCCAAGCAGCTCCGCATCGCCGGCGCGCTCGCGCAGGCGGGCGGCGACGCCAAGACCGTCTCCGGCCCGGAGGTCGCGCAGCTGCATAACGGGCAGATCATCCTGCGCCCGTGGGACCCCTAG
- a CDS encoding isoaspartyl peptidase/L-asparaginase family protein: MTRPLSSPLLVIHGGAGTIRDEDREAYTLGLIAARDAGFAVLAGGGDALAAALAAVKVMEDNPDAFNAGTGGSPNARGEVECDAAVMSGADGSAGAVGAVKTARNPVLLANKVRLETPHAFFVGAGAEALVDDPIDNESLLTERTRRAFRAWQQGAGKPATSATVGAVVRDARGDLAAATSTGGMLGKWPGRVGDSPIIGAGTYADSRVAVSCTGKGEAFIRAVTAKALAERLAAGAALEESVQRALEEVRGFGGSGGLISVTKAGELCVGFNSATMAYAWRAEDREGAVVGLEAGVFLL; encoded by the coding sequence ATGACCCGCCCCCTTAGCTCCCCCCTCCTGGTCATCCACGGCGGCGCCGGTACCATCCGCGACGAGGACCGCGAAGCCTACACCCTCGGCCTGATCGCCGCCAGAGACGCCGGGTTCGCCGTGCTCGCGGGCGGCGGCGACGCCCTGGCTGCGGCGCTGGCCGCCGTTAAGGTCATGGAAGACAATCCGGACGCCTTTAACGCCGGCACGGGCGGTTCGCCGAACGCGCGCGGCGAGGTCGAGTGCGACGCGGCGGTGATGTCGGGCGCCGACGGCTCCGCCGGGGCGGTCGGGGCCGTGAAGACGGCGCGCAACCCGGTTCTGCTGGCGAACAAGGTGCGGTTGGAGACCCCGCACGCCTTTTTCGTCGGGGCGGGGGCCGAGGCGCTCGTCGACGACCCCATCGATAACGAAAGCCTCCTCACGGAGCGCACGCGGCGCGCGTTTAGGGCGTGGCAGCAGGGCGCGGGCAAACCGGCCACCTCGGCGACCGTCGGGGCGGTCGTGCGCGACGCGCGCGGCGACCTCGCGGCGGCCACCAGCACCGGCGGGATGCTCGGCAAGTGGCCGGGCCGCGTCGGCGACTCCCCAATTATCGGCGCGGGCACCTACGCCGACAGCCGCGTCGCCGTCTCCTGCACGGGCAAGGGGGAGGCGTTCATCCGCGCCGTCACCGCCAAAGCGCTCGCCGAACGCCTCGCGGCGGGTGCGGCGCTTGAGGAGAGCGTCCAGCGGGCTTTGGAGGAGGTCAGGGGTTTTGGCGGCTCGGGCGGGCTCATTAGCGTGACAAAGGCCGGGGAGCTCTGCGTGGGCTTTAACAGCGCCACCATGGCGTACGCCTGGAGAGCCGAGGACCGCGAGGGGGCGGTGGTCGGGCTCGAGGCCGGCGTCTTTCTCCTCTAG
- a CDS encoding Kelch repeat-containing protein — MNRFATRPHRSWRALLWAPLGLLSACYAPGGPTPDNRPPTVSAGGDRTVTLPADGVLLAGRAADPDGDPLTALWAQLAGPAEVTFADASALETSARFPEAGAYTLELSVTDGQASARDQAVITVEPGAGGAGAWRALPESAAPRQEVSYVQLGGRFYLAGGSTLHEVYDPVARTWTEVAPLPRNLDHIQGVAVGGKILYIGGNVGGDLRVETDTVYIYDPETDTFTEGSPMPRGRGAGGVAVHDGLIYYAGGLNGFVARTWFDVYDPVADTWTALPDMPNPRDHFHAVVLDGVFYAIGGREARINATTPAVDAFDIASGTWTTLDTELPTERGGFAAAVLGDEILVIGGEGGGNTYEEVEAYNPRTNTWRRLAPMPTPRHGVQAAVCNGGVYLAAGGVVQGIGPSSAHEVFFVGEPRPCEAP; from the coding sequence ATGAACCGTTTCGCGACCCGCCCCCACCGCTCGTGGCGCGCCCTGCTGTGGGCGCCCTTGGGGTTGCTCTCGGCCTGCTACGCGCCGGGCGGCCCCACGCCGGACAACCGTCCCCCTACCGTCTCGGCCGGGGGCGACCGAACCGTCACGCTGCCCGCCGACGGGGTGCTCCTGGCGGGCCGCGCCGCGGACCCCGACGGCGACCCCCTCACGGCGCTCTGGGCGCAGCTCGCGGGTCCCGCCGAGGTGACGTTTGCCGACGCGAGCGCTCTAGAGACCAGCGCGCGCTTTCCGGAAGCGGGGGCGTACACGCTCGAGCTCTCCGTCACCGACGGCCAAGCCAGCGCCCGTGATCAGGCCGTCATCACCGTAGAACCGGGCGCTGGTGGCGCTGGCGCGTGGAGGGCGCTTCCCGAAAGCGCGGCGCCGCGCCAGGAGGTCTCGTACGTGCAGCTCGGCGGGCGCTTCTACCTCGCCGGCGGCAGCACGCTGCACGAGGTCTACGACCCCGTGGCGCGGACCTGGACGGAGGTCGCGCCGCTCCCCAGAAACCTCGACCACATCCAAGGGGTCGCGGTCGGCGGGAAGATCCTCTACATCGGCGGCAATGTGGGCGGCGACCTGCGCGTAGAGACCGACACCGTCTACATCTACGACCCCGAAACCGACACCTTTACCGAGGGTTCGCCGATGCCGCGCGGGCGCGGTGCGGGGGGCGTGGCGGTCCACGACGGCCTCATCTACTACGCCGGGGGCTTAAACGGCTTCGTGGCGCGGACCTGGTTCGACGTCTACGACCCCGTAGCGGACACCTGGACCGCGCTGCCCGACATGCCCAACCCCCGCGACCACTTCCACGCGGTGGTGTTGGACGGGGTGTTCTACGCCATCGGCGGGCGCGAGGCGCGCATCAACGCCACGACCCCCGCCGTGGACGCCTTCGACATCGCCAGCGGCACCTGGACGACCCTGGACACCGAGCTGCCGACCGAGCGCGGCGGTTTCGCCGCGGCGGTGCTGGGGGATGAGATCTTGGTCATCGGCGGCGAGGGGGGCGGCAACACCTACGAGGAGGTCGAGGCGTACAACCCGCGCACGAACACCTGGCGGCGCCTCGCCCCCATGCCGACGCCCCGCCACGGCGTCCAGGCGGCGGTCTGTAACGGCGGGGTCTACCTCGCGGCGGGCGGGGTGGTGCAGGGCATCGGGCCCTCGAGCGCCCACGAGGTGTTTTTCGTGGGCGAGCCCCGGCCCTGCGAGGCGCCCTGA
- a CDS encoding 1-phosphofructokinase family hexose kinase has product MIHTVTANPALDLTYRVTELKLDDKLRATAVFRAPGGNGVNVSRVAARLGHPTVAMGLVGGRAGDEFKELLKEEHVRTWFTQQSGTTRTNAIIQDDHAQQLRVSGPGPEASPEETAMLRSSIFELRAPDFLVLSGSLQRGMPEDFYTDVIAEAKRQGVKVAADIDKELAQVVAAGVELIKPNQYELERLTGLRVTDIGSAVAAAERALAQGAKAVLASLGAQGAVLVTEGGAWQGVPPKVKADSAVGAGDSLLGGALVALAEGEGWEAALRLGVACGAATATTPGTDLCHKPTVEALLPQVVVTAL; this is encoded by the coding sequence ATGATCCATACTGTCACGGCCAACCCGGCGCTCGACCTCACCTACCGCGTCACCGAACTTAAGCTCGACGACAAGCTGCGCGCCACGGCCGTCTTTCGCGCCCCCGGCGGCAACGGCGTCAACGTCAGCCGGGTCGCGGCGCGCTTGGGGCACCCCACGGTGGCGATGGGCCTGGTCGGGGGCCGCGCGGGCGACGAGTTTAAAGAGCTCCTCAAAGAGGAGCATGTGCGCACCTGGTTCACGCAGCAGTCGGGCACGACCCGCACGAACGCCATTATCCAAGACGACCACGCGCAGCAGCTGCGCGTCTCCGGACCCGGCCCCGAAGCGTCCCCCGAGGAGACGGCGATGCTGCGCTCGAGCATCTTCGAGCTGCGCGCACCCGACTTTCTGGTGCTCTCGGGCAGCCTGCAGCGGGGTATGCCGGAGGACTTTTACACCGACGTCATCGCCGAAGCCAAACGGCAGGGGGTAAAGGTGGCCGCCGACATCGACAAGGAGCTCGCGCAGGTCGTCGCGGCCGGGGTCGAGCTTATCAAACCGAACCAGTACGAGTTGGAGCGGCTCACGGGGCTGCGGGTCACGGACATCGGGAGCGCCGTCGCGGCGGCCGAGCGCGCCCTGGCGCAGGGGGCCAAAGCGGTGCTCGCGAGCTTGGGCGCCCAGGGGGCGGTGCTCGTGACCGAGGGGGGGGCGTGGCAGGGGGTGCCGCCGAAGGTCAAAGCCGACTCGGCGGTCGGCGCGGGCGACTCGCTCCTGGGTGGGGCCTTGGTAGCGCTCGCCGAGGGCGAGGGGTGGGAGGCGGCGCTGCGGCTCGGCGTCGCGTGCGGCGCGGCGACCGCCACGACCCCCGGCACCGACTTGTGCCACAAGCCCACCGTCGAGGCGCTGCTGCCGCAGGTGGTGGTGACGGCGCTGTGA
- the rpsN gene encoding 30S ribosomal protein S14: protein MARKSLIAKNRQRQRLAAKYADKRRALRAAGDYRGLGRLPRDASKVRVKNRCALTGRSRGYLRAFGVSRIALRELAHAGLLPGVKKASW, encoded by the coding sequence GTGGCCCGAAAGAGCCTCATCGCCAAAAACCGACAACGCCAACGCTTAGCAGCGAAGTACGCCGACAAGCGCCGCGCGCTTAGAGCCGCCGGCGACTACCGGGGGCTTGGGCGCCTGCCCCGCGACGCTTCAAAGGTGCGCGTAAAAAACCGCTGCGCGCTCACGGGGCGCAGCCGCGGCTACCTGCGCGCTTTCGGGGTGTCGCGCATCGCGCTGCGCGAGCTGGCGCACGCGGGCCTCTTGCCGGGGGTCAAAAAGGCGAGCTGGTAG
- a CDS encoding ABC transporter ATP-binding protein: MSTQTASRAPSQTAGHPSWTTARLMRRLLGYRTGYFGLNIILWILIHLTPAAFPVLIQGLFDALAGASPFGLNAWSFLALLTALNLGRIGLFFAGIWTWATYWHELSLLLRRNLIDHLVRAPGSRVLPDSPSEAVSRFRDDVDEVTLYVESWVDFGGLALYAVAAAALMASVNPSITLLVFAPLIGMVLLTRAFTERIRHYRRRSRAATGRVTDFIGETFAAVQAVKIAGAEDRVVRHFEGLNRTRRAAALKDVLLTEVLRGVNVNMMTITTGIILLVAAGPMLRGSFSVGDFALFVAFLPRLTNVMAFMGDLLAQHKRTGVSFERMQWLLQDAPPEKLVARDPLDLRGEVPEVPQPHPEPGEQLARLEVRGLTCHHPGTANGVTDVTFALERGSFTVITGRVGSGKTTLLRALMGLLPKASGEILWNGQPVQDPASWFVPPRSAYTAQVPRLFSDTLRHNILMGRTGDGSAQVLQDALELAVMTPDVRRLEHGLDTPVGTRGVKLSGGQVQRASAARMFLRGAELLVFDDLSSALDVETEQRLWAQLFARRATCLVVSHRRAALERADHIVVLEGGRVAAQGTLAALLEASPEMRRLWAEEGVGEG; this comes from the coding sequence ATGAGTACGCAGACCGCTTCACGAGCCCCGTCCCAGACGGCAGGGCATCCCTCATGGACCACCGCCCGCTTGATGCGGCGGCTCCTGGGCTACCGCACGGGCTACTTCGGGCTCAACATCATTCTCTGGATCCTCATCCACCTGACGCCCGCGGCGTTTCCGGTGCTTATCCAGGGCCTTTTCGACGCGCTCGCCGGCGCATCCCCCTTCGGTCTAAACGCCTGGAGCTTTCTGGCGCTGCTGACCGCTCTAAACCTCGGGCGCATCGGGCTCTTTTTCGCCGGCATCTGGACCTGGGCGACCTACTGGCACGAGCTGAGCTTGCTCTTACGCCGCAACCTCATCGACCACCTCGTGCGCGCACCGGGGTCGCGGGTCCTGCCCGACTCGCCCTCGGAGGCGGTGAGCCGCTTTCGCGACGACGTCGATGAGGTGACGCTCTACGTCGAAAGCTGGGTGGACTTCGGCGGGCTGGCCCTCTACGCCGTCGCCGCCGCCGCCCTGATGGCGAGCGTAAACCCGTCCATCACGCTCCTCGTCTTCGCTCCGCTCATCGGGATGGTGCTCCTCACGCGCGCCTTTACGGAGCGCATCCGCCACTACCGCCGCCGCAGCCGCGCGGCGACGGGGCGCGTCACCGACTTTATCGGCGAGACCTTCGCGGCGGTGCAGGCGGTCAAGATCGCGGGGGCCGAGGACCGAGTGGTGCGGCACTTCGAGGGGCTCAACCGCACGCGCCGCGCCGCGGCCCTTAAAGACGTCCTCTTGACCGAGGTCTTGCGCGGCGTCAACGTCAACATGATGACGATCACTACCGGCATCATCTTGCTCGTCGCCGCTGGACCGATGCTGCGGGGGAGCTTTTCGGTCGGCGACTTCGCGCTCTTCGTGGCCTTCTTGCCGCGCCTGACGAACGTCATGGCCTTTATGGGCGACCTGCTGGCGCAGCACAAGCGCACGGGAGTGTCGTTCGAGCGGATGCAGTGGCTTTTGCAGGACGCGCCGCCCGAAAAGCTCGTGGCGCGCGACCCGCTCGATCTGCGGGGTGAGGTGCCAGAGGTGCCGCAGCCGCACCCCGAGCCGGGTGAGCAGCTGGCGAGGCTCGAGGTGCGGGGCCTCACCTGCCACCACCCCGGCACTGCAAACGGCGTGACGGACGTTACTTTCGCTCTGGAGCGCGGTTCGTTCACGGTTATCACCGGGCGCGTCGGCAGCGGCAAGACGACCCTGCTGCGCGCGCTCATGGGCCTCCTGCCCAAGGCGTCGGGGGAGATCCTCTGGAACGGCCAGCCGGTTCAGGACCCCGCGTCGTGGTTCGTGCCGCCCAGAAGCGCCTACACCGCGCAGGTGCCGCGCCTGTTCTCCGACACCCTGCGCCACAACATCCTGATGGGGCGCACCGGCGACGGGAGCGCGCAAGTCCTGCAAGACGCGCTCGAGCTCGCGGTGATGACGCCGGACGTGCGGCGTTTGGAGCACGGCCTAGACACCCCGGTGGGCACGCGCGGCGTCAAGCTCTCGGGCGGGCAGGTGCAGCGCGCGTCGGCGGCGCGGATGTTTTTGCGCGGCGCGGAGCTGCTCGTCTTCGACGACCTCTCCTCGGCGCTCGACGTCGAGACCGAGCAGCGCCTCTGGGCGCAGCTCTTCGCCCGCCGAGCGACCTGCTTGGTCGTCTCGCACCGCCGCGCCGCCTTGGAGCGCGCCGACCACATCGTCGTCTTGGAGGGCGGGCGCGTCGCGGCACAGGGGACGCTAGCGGCGCTGCTCGAGGCGTCGCCGGAGATGCGGCGGCTCTGGGCGGAGGAGGGCGTGGGCGAGGGCTAA
- a CDS encoding ABC transporter ATP-binding protein gives MLPSAPTPKAPPLKRYGALLGRYLRPQGRKVALMATLLLASIGLQLVVPQILRFFIDTAEAGGALDALVRAALLFLGAALVNQLLSAAATYYAADVGWSATNAMRADLARHALGLDLSFHTARTPGEMIERIDGDVTALANFFSQFSVRVLGGALMLLGILVILWLEHAGVGLALTLFVGCVFGALYFTRNVAVAATRDEREASAQLFGFVEERLSGLDDLRANGGGAYTMHAFNRVAREFFYKGRRAWMKRSTIWMLSYGMFTLGDLITLGAAIYLYSTGAVTLGTAYLFFQYMLMLEAPVEEITQQMQELQKAGAGVARIDELFALRSELPRGRALPLPEGALGVSFERLSFAYGDARILDEVSFRLEPGKVLGLLGRTGSGKTTLTRLLLRHYDASAGSLRLGPLGGGVEVRDIDPDVLRRRIGLVTQEVQLFHASVRDNLTFFDPTVPDERITAVLHDLGLGSWLAGLENGLDTLLAAGGSGLSAGQAQLLAFARVFLTDPGLVILDEPSSRLDPATEALLERAVDRLLAGRTAIIIAHRLKTVRRADDILVLEGGRVLEHGPRARLARDPRSRFYRLLRAGGEGSGATLQASLTARDDPNELDDPFGAEFEGATKELA, from the coding sequence ATGCTCCCCTCCGCTCCAACCCCCAAAGCGCCGCCGCTAAAGCGCTACGGCGCGCTCCTCGGGCGCTACCTCCGCCCGCAGGGCCGCAAGGTCGCCCTCATGGCGACGCTCTTGCTGGCCAGCATCGGCTTGCAGCTCGTCGTGCCGCAGATTTTACGGTTTTTCATCGATACCGCCGAAGCGGGTGGCGCGCTAGACGCCCTCGTGCGCGCAGCGCTCCTCTTTTTGGGCGCAGCTTTGGTCAACCAACTCTTGAGCGCCGCCGCCACCTACTACGCCGCCGACGTCGGTTGGAGCGCGACCAACGCCATGCGCGCCGACCTCGCGCGTCACGCGCTGGGGCTCGACCTGAGCTTTCATACCGCGCGCACCCCCGGCGAGATGATCGAGCGCATCGACGGCGACGTCACGGCCCTGGCGAACTTCTTCTCGCAGTTTTCGGTGCGGGTGTTGGGTGGGGCGCTCATGCTGCTAGGCATCCTCGTCATCTTGTGGCTCGAGCACGCCGGGGTCGGCCTCGCGCTGACGCTCTTCGTGGGGTGCGTCTTCGGCGCGCTCTACTTCACCCGCAACGTGGCGGTTGCTGCCACCCGCGACGAGCGCGAAGCCAGCGCGCAGCTCTTCGGCTTCGTCGAGGAGCGGCTCTCGGGTTTGGACGACCTACGCGCCAATGGCGGCGGGGCGTACACCATGCACGCCTTTAACCGCGTCGCGCGAGAGTTCTTCTATAAGGGCCGCCGCGCCTGGATGAAGCGCTCGACCATCTGGATGCTCTCGTACGGCATGTTCACCCTGGGCGACCTGATTACTTTGGGTGCGGCTATCTACCTCTACAGCACGGGCGCGGTGACGCTCGGCACGGCCTACTTGTTCTTCCAGTACATGCTGATGTTAGAGGCCCCGGTCGAGGAGATCACCCAGCAGATGCAGGAGCTCCAGAAAGCCGGGGCGGGAGTCGCCCGCATCGACGAGCTGTTTGCGTTAAGGAGCGAGCTGCCGAGAGGGCGCGCGTTGCCGCTCCCCGAGGGGGCGCTCGGCGTGAGCTTCGAGCGCCTGAGCTTCGCCTACGGCGACGCGCGCATCTTGGACGAGGTGAGTTTCCGCCTCGAGCCGGGTAAGGTGCTCGGGCTCCTCGGCCGTACCGGCAGCGGCAAGACCACCCTGACGCGCCTTCTCCTCCGGCACTACGACGCGAGTGCTGGGTCGCTCCGCCTGGGACCTCTCGGGGGCGGGGTCGAGGTGCGCGACATAGACCCCGACGTGCTCCGCCGCCGTATCGGGCTGGTCACCCAAGAGGTGCAGCTCTTTCACGCCTCGGTGCGCGACAACCTGACGTTTTTCGATCCGACCGTGCCGGACGAACGCATCACCGCCGTGCTGCACGACCTGGGTTTAGGGTCTTGGCTGGCGGGGTTGGAAAACGGTCTGGATACCCTCCTCGCCGCAGGCGGTAGCGGCCTCTCAGCGGGGCAGGCGCAGCTGTTGGCGTTCGCGCGCGTCTTTCTCACAGATCCCGGTTTGGTCATCCTGGACGAGCCCTCGTCGCGCCTCGACCCGGCGACCGAAGCGCTTTTAGAGCGCGCCGTGGACAGGTTGCTGGCGGGCCGAACGGCCATCATCATCGCCCACCGCCTAAAGACCGTGCGCCGCGCCGACGACATCTTGGTGTTGGAGGGCGGCCGGGTGCTCGAGCACGGCCCGCGCGCGCGGTTGGCCCGCGACCCCCGTTCGCGCTTCTATCGGCTGTTGCGCGCGGGTGGGGAGGGCTCAGGGGCGACGTTGCAGGCGTCCCTCACGGCGCGAGACGACCCGAACGAGCTAGACGACCCTTTCGGCGCCGAGTTCGAGGGCGCGACCAAGGAGCTGGCATGA
- a CDS encoding PQQ-dependent sugar dehydrogenase, with translation MRSSLPGLGALVLSALLTLGWAQPLALPDGYAADPLVTGLRGPTQMTFGPDGRLWVAQLAGGENSGAGQVVAVDLRTGEREVLLKELFKPTGLAVTEADLWVMAGDRLLRAPLAGGAVGELEVVLRDLPSNGRSQGTLTLTPAGELLFETSGALTATGVREGSGALWRLDPANPAAPRPLATGLKGAYAHAFDASGTLYSTEVGDDWVDGRPPPDELNIIREGADYGWPSCYGDRQPAHNFGGTRARCAATEAPLALFARGATPTSVVGSPFEEGALLVALWAASRVVRVDARTGAVTPFITGIRLPQHLLAHEGALLVSSFADGTVYRVEARE, from the coding sequence ATGCGCTCCTCGCTCCCTGGTCTAGGCGCCCTCGTCCTCAGCGCGCTGCTCACGCTCGGGTGGGCGCAGCCCTTGGCGCTCCCAGACGGCTACGCGGCCGACCCCCTCGTAACGGGCCTGCGCGGCCCCACCCAGATGACCTTCGGCCCGGACGGGCGGCTGTGGGTGGCGCAGCTCGCGGGCGGCGAGAACAGCGGCGCGGGGCAGGTCGTGGCGGTGGACCTCCGGACGGGGGAGCGGGAGGTGCTGCTGAAGGAGCTCTTCAAACCGACGGGGTTGGCCGTCACCGAGGCCGACCTGTGGGTGATGGCGGGGGACCGCCTGCTGCGCGCGCCGCTAGCAGGGGGGGCGGTGGGCGAACTCGAGGTCGTCCTGCGCGACCTGCCCAGCAACGGGCGCTCTCAAGGCACGCTGACGCTGACCCCGGCGGGCGAGCTGCTCTTCGAGACGAGCGGCGCGCTCACGGCGACCGGCGTGCGGGAGGGCTCCGGCGCGCTGTGGCGCTTGGACCCAGCGAACCCTGCGGCGCCGCGCCCGCTGGCGACGGGGCTCAAGGGCGCCTACGCCCACGCTTTCGACGCCTCGGGCACGCTCTACAGCACCGAAGTCGGCGACGACTGGGTGGACGGCCGCCCACCGCCGGACGAACTTAACATCATCCGCGAAGGCGCCGACTACGGCTGGCCGTCCTGTTACGGCGACCGGCAACCCGCCCACAACTTTGGGGGCACGCGGGCGCGCTGCGCGGCGACCGAAGCGCCCCTCGCCCTGTTCGCCCGCGGCGCGACGCCGACGAGCGTGGTGGGGTCACCGTTTGAGGAGGGGGCGCTCTTGGTCGCGCTGTGGGCGGCCTCGAGGGTTGTGCGCGTGGACGCCCGCACGGGTGCGGTGACGCCCTTTATCACCGGCATCAGGCTGCCCCAGCACCTGCTGGCGCACGAGGGGGCGCTGCTCGTCAGCTCCTTTGCCGACGGGACGGTGTACCGCGTCGAGGCCAGGGAGTAA